The nucleotide window TCCAGGACCTAGTTTTATTGGTCAGTTATCTTTTCAGCATCTCTGGAGCAAGTCCCACACTATTTAATGATTGATTCCCTTATGTAACCGACAGGTGGGCTAGCCTTTTTTTCACAAAATGTTCACAAAATCATCAGAAATTCATTATATAACTGACAGATTATTATCTGCAGGTCGTTGAAGAATGGGATGATTTTGCATGTTGTCAACATTTATTCTGCCTTTCATAAGATAAAATAAACATATTTGTTTTGCATTCAAGCCTCAGTTTTGGATTTATTCATGTTTTCAACAGTGTGCTGGTCTCAATCTCTTCCAGCCTTAATATGACATTTTTATATTTCTAATTTTTTTAATGTGTTTTTTGAAACTGCCCAAAAAGTGGGCTTATTAAATTGGTACACATGTGACTCTTTTAGTTCCTATCTTATCCATTTTATGGTCTTACAAGGACAACTTACTGTATTACAGGTAAAGCAGACTGTAGTGCAGTAAAACGCTGGATTTTGCATTTCAATAGAGAAAAGCAAAAGCAATGCCGTTGTCCACACATCCCCTTGCTTGGCTTGTTTTGCCACAAACTGTATtgtgtaggctatttgttaggtTTTAATGTGAATTCCACTGGTCAATCATAAAGTATTTTTGTCTCCATGCTATTTCAGGGTGAGCAACACAGAGACAATGTCATCTGTTGTTTTTACCCCTCCTTTGTACTTGTTTGTATGGTCTCTCCCTTCAGTACTGTACAACCCTCCCAAACTCCTCTGTCCTGTTGTGCTTTATTACACATGTGCAAGGTTCAAAGATCAGGCTGTGCATGCCTTTGGGTGGTGGGTCCCTCTGGTATAAAAACAACCGGCAGACTCTTACATAGCTACAGTTCTCTCCTTCTGCACCACATCTCACATTGGCTTCCTAGACTGACAGTTCTCTAGGGACAGTTCGAAAATGGAGGCGGTCATGGATGCCTTTCAGGGCTATGGGGTGAGCGCCACTAATTACCTCCAGACCAACTATAAGGATGCCCAGGGTTTGTTCCTGTGGGTGTCCTGGGCTGCTGATCTCAGGAACACCTTCTTCATCTTCTTCCCCCTCTGGTTCCACTTGCGGGAGTCGGTGGGTATCAAACTCATCTGGGTGGCAGTGATCGGAGACTGGCTCAACCTGGTCTTCAAGTGGTGAGTCCAGCTGAGCTTATGTACtgcttatgaatgtgttatgtatgGTTTATGAGTGTGTTATGAAGTCATTATATAGGTACCTTTCAAATAAATGCTTACTGGGATACCAATTTAGAACTTGATCAAATGTGTCTCTTCGGCTACATCTGGACACATTGaaatgtaggtgtgtgtgtgtgtgtgtgtgtgcactgtccctgtcaaTTTAATCAAATTAAATGCGATAATTAAATTCCCTGCATTAGTCTAAGTGGCTTGTGCTTTCCTTCCAGGATTCTGTTTGGCGAGAGGCCGTATTGGTGGGTCCATGAAACACCTTACTACAGCAATACCACTGCACCTCACATTGAACAATACCCCATGACCTGTGAGACTGGCCCAGGTAAGAAGCATCACTTTACTTCCATTTACTTTTTCAATAGTGCCTAATAATATGAAATATATGCTATGATTCAGTGAATATAGCCAACGCTTTATCATTTTTGTGATGATGATAATATTCATGGTTTACAATAATGTAGTGTATTGTGTTTCATTTTACTTGAATAAAGCGCTATGACCATAGACTGAAGTATGCGTTTCTCTGGTAGGCAGTCCCTCTGGCCACGCTATGGGAGCCGCAGGCGTCTACTATACTCTGGTCACCTCCATCCTAACCATCACACTGACCAAGAAGAAGACGAGATCTTCCACCAAGGGCCTGTAAGTTCCAGATCATTCAACCCCTCCTTCTCTTGTCCTCAATTATCTTAttctttttttaaaatcatttttCATTCAGTGCTTATCCATTTTCTCTGTGCAGCACTGCAGTTGATGATTTACCATTAAAACTAACTTTAGTTGTCGAAGGGAAGGGGATGTGCCAAAGATTGCATTTGAGTTGTTTTGTTGTAAAACCATATCCCAATTGATAAGGGAAATTGATGAAGAAAGCAACAGTCTATTAAAATGATTACATGTGCAGTAGTAGAAGCCTACTCACCTGAAGTGTCACACACGTTTAGTGgtattacattttaaattttagtcatttagcagacgctcttatccagagcgacttacagttagtgagtgcatacatttttcatactggccccccgtgggaatcgaacccacaaccttggcattgcaagcgccatgctctaccaactgagctacaggaggctattcAAGGTTTCTTGGACACTATTTTAGCAGCCAGACAGATTTCAAAACGCCTAAAGACGTATTTGCTGAcggttcctctccctctcccccttgtcTGGGCAGGTATCTGCGGGGCACTCTGTGGACATTCTTCTGGGCAGTccaggtgtgtgtctgtctctccagaGTCTTCATTGCTGCCCACTTCCCCCACCAAGTCATCTGTGGAGTCATCACAGGTCAGTATAAAGCCCTTATAACAACCCTCATAACTATGTGCAGATTGTTCAACTACACAATGCTAATATGACGTTATTTGATTTCCAGGTATCATGGTGGCTGAGGTCTTCTCCAGAGTGCAGTGGATCTACGGAGCCAGTCTGAAGAAGTACTTCTACACCACCGTCTTCCTGCTCTCCTTCGCTGTGGGCTTCTACGTGCTGCTGAAAGCTCTGGGCGTAGACCTGCTGTGGACCCTGGAGAAAGCCCAGAAGTGGTGTGTGAGGCCTGAGTGGGTCCACATGGACTCCACTCCCTTCGCCAGCCTCCTGCGCAACATGGGCACCCTGTTTGGCCTGGGCCTGGGCGTGCATTCACCCCTCTACACTGAGAGCAAGAAGAACAGCAGCACCCCCTACAGGGTGGGATGTATCGTTACCTCGCTGCtcctgctgcacctctttgactcCTTCAAGCCCCCTACACACACCGCCGCCCTCTTCTACCTGCTGTCTTTCTGTAAGAGCGCCACTGTCCCCCTGGCAACCGTGAGCATCATCCCCTACTGCGTGTCTGGAGCTTTGAGCAGCGTACAGAGCAAGAAGGATCTGTGAGGTCGTTGACGGCTGACACACATAGACTCATGTATACGGAGCTCACTCCAGAATTGAACAGTGTTCACAGGTGCTTCAAACCTTAATCATTCCATACATTGACTTTCTTCCCAAATAGCCGAAGAGGTCAACAATCCATTGTGGTCTTTGTCTACCATACACACGTTCATCCAGTCACTCACTGTAAATGTCTTATTTTCCTATGTATGCATTGTGTGGACACTGAAATGAAAGAACTATCTAGCATATTACTCAGAGGCACTTAAGACCCTGTGGTTTAACTGTATCAACAATTCTAATTTAAAATGTAGTTCATTGCGAACTCAGGAGTCCAGAAAGTGAATGTTTCCTTGCAGTTGCTTTGACTAAACCTCATTTTGAAACAAGATAAAGCAAACTCAAGTCCAGGAGAATATGAGCCCAAAAGCTCTCTCAGGGACTTTAGTGGCCTGCTTTAAAGtgtgttctaagaatgttatatATTACTATGTTAATATTTGTTTTGTAACTGTGTTTTTCCTGTTTAAAATATTTTTGGAAATTCTGTCAGATATTTATAATAAAAATCTTTAAAATACATCACTGACCATGTGCTATTTATTTAACACTACTAACCATACTGTTAGGTATCAGTCCAGACACATTCTACATTCAGTTTAATTGTTTCCTATCATTAACGACGCAAATGACTGATAAACTATCAGCAAGTCCACAAAATGCAGCAGTGGTAAAATGACAATCATATGGTTTTCAAAACCCAAAATCAGCAGCTCACAATATCAGTGACATGAGCCAAACCATCGGTCATCAACCCTACAGATCcttcagcaacaggaaatgtgaattatgtggattataattaaaggacgtttgtaggggttgatacattttttgttagggcaaatcaagtcagctatttcaaagtggaaattgcaAGGTTTAGAAGCCTTTGTAAAGCTCAAATACACtataagtttgcatttcctgcacagggtgatcaaattaagatcctacatctgtatatggaGCCCTGGAATTTGGCCTCACGCTCACTGATTACACAGGTCCACGTCACACAGCCGTCACACCCTGCAAATACGTAGAACTGACAGCCTTGGCTGAACCATCAATATGACTGCCAAGGTTTTCTTTTGGTAATGCAtctgcagaccaaatgaaaatgaCTGTCCAAACATAATTAATTCAATATATACTTTCCTTTGATTTACTGAAGGTGAAAATACACTAAAGAATCAAAGACACTGATAAGCACAggacaaatacaatttcaaagGATATCTTCAATCACATTCAAAATGAATAAAAGTTAACTTAAAAATGAATGCAATGTTAATCATTAATTACATGGGTGTGCTTCCTTAGTCCAAAATGTTAACTTTCACATTTTCCCTTCTTATATTCATGAATATATCTAGTACTCCTATATTCATAAGAATATATACAGTTCCTTGATTTAAACTGTACACTGTGGTCATCACTGAGGTCAGAAGTATCATTACTTAGCAAAGCACAGGTTGACTTTTATTGAAATTAATATTgtcctggaggcagctctgcagtggtcactagctggcacagccagtCATAAAACCTGAttttaaccttaaccacactgctaaccctaatgcctaaccttaaattaagcccaaaaagcttatttttgttttcatgaatttatacGATATAGCCAAAAAAGTAacaaatgtacactgagtgtacaaaacattaggaacacctgctctttccatgacagactgaccaggtgaatctagatgaaagctatgatcccttattgatgtcacctgttaaatccacttcaaatcagtgtagatgaagggtagcAGACATGTTTAATTTAGGCTgttctaaatggattaaattggttttttccccctcatcaatctacacaaaataccccataatgacaaagcaactcaatattaggaaggtgttcatacACTCCAGTCATCCATTACTGCTCGTTCTTGCAGTGTTCCTGTATTAGGGTCTCCACTTCCCCTCGGCGTGCCATGCTGTTGACTTTGCCCTGGAAGCGCCCGTTCTTCCCAGCCCCTTTGCCCTGGAGCATCTCCAGCACTCTGCAATACAGACACAGCACCAAGTTGTTATACATTTCAGACAAAGCGTTTGTTTGAGTTTGAAATCGGTTTTGAAATACTGAAATAGTTAGGGACATTGCCTAGTTTTTTCTGCAAATTTCCCAtgatcttttttgttgttgttgcaaaagTGTGCCACCTGGCTTGGTTACTAATTCACTGCAAGAACTCACTTTACATAAGTCGAACCTCAAAACATCCAAGCTCCTGAACAGGCGCCAATCAAATGGATTTCCAAATGCAGAGTCCCTTCAGTTCTTACCGTGGTCCCAGTTCAGACACTTTCCCACTGGGTCCTGCCAGCAGGAACAGCCCTGgtcccttctcctctccaacAGTCAGGAACACCAACGTCTCCTACGAGACAAAAGAAACAGGAGGGATAGGGTTTATTAGGTATTCAGAACACACCAGAACAACTCTCAATTTCCAATGTAATCAGTCATGGTACAATGCTACTTACAGTATACCGTAGATGCATTTCACTAAAGAATATTAGACACTGAACATAAAAAAAGAGTAATAATCTTACCTCAGTGCCTATTTCATTGGCTATTATGCTCATGAACTCATTGTCACCCTCTTTCCTAAACAGAGAAAAAATTATCTTGACTATTTTAATAAACTGATGAAAGTTTTCAATGACAGATTACCAGCCCAGTCATATCATCTGTCCATCAAAAATAGGAGTAAAGAAAAATAATATGTTTTTATTGttacatacaccagataggtgcagtgaaatgttttacagggtcagccatagaagTACGGCACCCCTGAAGCAAATTAttgttaaatgccttgctcaagggcacatcggtaGATGTTTCACTTGGttggctcgggtattcgaaccagcgacctttcagttactggcccaatgctctaactgctaggctacctgccgccctctgtGTGGCGAGACCCTCACTTGTGTAAGGTGAAGAAGTTGCCTCTCTCTGGGTTGCTCTTGAAGTTCTGGCCAATTAGAACAGCCATGTCTCTCAGTAAGCCCAGGTTACTCTGTCAAATAAAAACAGAGTTTGGTTAATGATTAAATTGAAGACAGAATAAGGGAAATTCAGAGCAACAGAAGGTTTTCCGTAGCTCACTTTCTGTAGCCCCTTAACAGTCTTCTGGATCTTGTCCACTGCATCAACATGATCATCTGGTCCCGTTCTGTCAAACACAGTCAAATCAAGTGTTTGAGACATTTATTTCTTAACATGTATAGCATTTTAAATCactatatataatttatatacatatataattTACAGCATATTAGGTTCTTGCTACATTCAGCATTGCTTTACGGAACTCACTTGAGGAGGGACACCAGTGAGCGTTCTGTGCTGTAGCTTTTCTCAGCATACTTCAGGACCCGGTTGCCCACTAGGAATAACAGATTGGTTTTGTTCTTTTTTCCTTTCTCAGTCCCCAGGAGTTTTATGACCTAAAACACATCAGATTCAATCTGTCAAAAGTGAGAGAAGCATTACATCCATAAAGCCATATTAAGCCACATAAAAAATAAGAGGTGAGCTACATAGTACCACATATTAAACCTGTGAGAGACAAAATGTGTATTAGCATTACTTTAAGGTTAATATAAATGATATGTGTGTACAATCCTGTTACTCTGGTTGTGTAAGTTGCTGTTTTAACATAACTCTATACCTAATCCACCACGGCTGTGCACATCTCGTGTTCTTACCCCCACCCTCTGTACTCTGAAACGTGCATGTTCGGATACAAGGTATCTCTGTTCCGAACGAAGTCTCTCCTTATCCTCTATTCTAAGAACAAACAGTTCTTAGTACTCGCAAGAGAACACAGAGGACAGAATATTTGTCCACCTCTTCTGGTAGATATCGGTTGGTTCGACACATTGAGACAGTTgtggtggaaccagccatgactaagaATTTATAGGTCTACTATATAAGACCTCTGTATGTCAGAGCTCTCTGCGTGTTGGGTCAACCAGCCTCATTATTGCAGAGCACTCACTCTATTCATTTGTGTATAGTGTGACCTGCTCCCTTATTAATAAAGttaatatcctgattggtgattgcccttgtctctcctcattgttaaagtagaatttccacgacaaacCCATCAGCAAAGTAGGGGAGGCGGTGTGGTTAGGACATAAACATAACATCATACTGTAAAGTTGACCGTGTTTGAGAGTTGTGTAAGGTTCCACCTGTAAGTGACTGAGGTTGGACACGTGGGTCCCACAGCACATGTTGGCATCAACGCCCTCGATGTCGATGATCCGGATAGGCCCCGCTGCGTCGTCCGGGAGACCACGACTCCTCACCTAGTAGATATACAACACGACGAGTTAAAATATACAGTAGTCATTACACACAGCTCATGGGTTAATACATCACAAGGCAAGTCAATACAGCTTTGGCAAGACTCGAAAcgataaggttctatctgcgcaAAGCATAGTTCTGAGATATTGAGCATCAAAGTTTTCACATCCCAGATATCAGAACTGTTTTGCAGTGAATTCTTCTTTCATAACCCATTAAGGTCCTCACCTTAAAGTTACCTAAAGTGCAGAGTATAAAAatacaacatttttttttttagggtgGTGCAATCGCAGCTCTGAAATGTCAATCTGGGTTCAGCCATAAGGTTCTATGTGgcacagaatgttaaaattatttCAATTTCAATAGAAAAGTACAGACATTTAATGATTCAATAATGAGAACAACTTTCCTTCTTTCTAATCACACACATTTGTTGAAGCGATGGTTCCCTAAAATGACAAATACAcgccaggtagcttagtggttaagcgttgtgccagtaaccgaaaggttgctggttctaatccccgagccgactaggtgaaaaatctgtcgatgtgcccttgagcaaggcacttaaccctaattgctcatgtaagtcgctctagataagcgcgtctgctaaatgactaaaatgtaaatgtcctatGGATAACTAGCAACATTGCTAAAGCTTAGCTCTGGATGAGTAAACTGATATATTTTTCTGGTCTCTGGCACCCAAAGTAAGTAAACTATACTTGCTAGTTATAAATAAAATGTGGTAAGTTTGTAATTTTAGTGAAATACCCCTTCCATGGAGGTTTTCGTATTGATATAGAACAAGACAAAAACAGCAATGCCTCTCCCAAGGGCCTTAAACATGCTCTTAAGGCACctgtatttatttgtttttaccaTAAAGAGCTTACGTTATGGCCAATCTTAGTAATAGAAAAAGAGGACCAGAACCTATGATATGAATAATCAAGgacttgggactataaggttctgcAAAATGTACTGTATTTTGAGTATTTTTCAAGTCCCAGATCTTAGAACTGTTTTGTGATGTCGTTGTCTTTAATGACTCAATAAGTATATCACCTTTCATTACTTTTGATTGACAACCCAGCATTGTGTGATTggattgcagat belongs to Coregonus clupeaformis isolate EN_2021a chromosome 1, ASM2061545v1, whole genome shotgun sequence and includes:
- the LOC121548937 gene encoding glucose-6-phosphatase catalytic subunit 1, whose product is MEAVMDAFQGYGVSATNYLQTNYKDAQGLFLWVSWAADLRNTFFIFFPLWFHLRESVGIKLIWVAVIGDWLNLVFKWILFGERPYWWVHETPYYSNTTAPHIEQYPMTCETGPGSPSGHAMGAAGVYYTLVTSILTITLTKKKTRSSTKGLYLRGTLWTFFWAVQVCVCLSRVFIAAHFPHQVICGVITGIMVAEVFSRVQWIYGASLKKYFYTTVFLLSFAVGFYVLLKALGVDLLWTLEKAQKWCVRPEWVHMDSTPFASLLRNMGTLFGLGLGVHSPLYTESKKNSSTPYRVGCIVTSLLLLHLFDSFKPPTHTAALFYLLSFCKSATVPLATVSIIPYCVSGALSSVQSKKDL
- the LOC121548867 gene encoding alanyl-tRNA editing protein Aarsd1 is translated as MAFQCQRDCYMQEFVTSVVACSPGEMKQEINGKKETVKGFNVKLQDTILFPEGGGQPDDHGLIGDVPVLRVTRQGAEAVHFVSSALKVGQEVQLKVDWERRFDHMQQHSGQHLITAIADSMFGYKTTSWELGRQRSTIELDTPSMKPAQMEALEAAVNEKIRAHVPVAVQVLSLDDPALEKVRSRGLPDDAAGPIRIIDIEGVDANMCCGTHVSNLSHLQVIKLLGTEKGKKNKTNLLFLVGNRVLKYAEKSYSTERSLVSLLKTGPDDHVDAVDKIQKTVKGLQKSNLGLLRDMAVLIGQNFKSNPERGNFFTLHKKEGDNEFMSIIANEIGTEETLVFLTVGEEKGPGLFLLAGPSGKVSELGPRVLEMLQGKGAGKNGRFQGKVNSMARRGEVETLIQEHCKNEQ